From the genome of Thiovulum sp. ES:
TTAGAGTCTATCTTACCAAAGACTAACACTTTATCTGCTTTAAACATATATGCTTCTAAATACAACCCTAGAATAATTGTAACCTCTCCAAAAGAATACAGTTTAATAGATACTGACGGAAACTTATTGTTTAATTTTCCCTTTTCTAATACTAGTAATCATTCTATTGCAGTTAATCAGGTAACAGAGGAGTTTTTACATCATAACGGGTCTAACCTTTCCTTGATGTCTAACGATACTTCAGAAAGTGGTTTTATGGCTTTTCTGGAGTCTAATGTTGCTCCTATGTCTTTTTATAACACTCCAGACGAAATGCCTCCAGTGTTACATAATCAGCCAAGATTTATTCATGAAGTTCATACTTATGTGAATTCTTATGCTCCAACGGTAATATTTCAGTTAGGAGTCTTATCTAAAGGTTCTACTCAATCCTTTACTATAATTGCAGACGAGGTCTCAGATAAGGTAGCTAATCCTGAAGCTAAATTAACAGACACTTACTCTATTGGTAAATGGTCATCATGGGCAGATAGTGAGTTCTATAAAGACTTAAACTGGGAAGTGTCATATGATTATAATGAGCAAACTAGAAACGGAACTTGGACACTTTTAAATACAGGTAAAGGTTTGAAAACAGGTGGAACTAAGGAAACTAACGGAGCTATGTGTGATATTGATAATGCTAAAGTCTATGTAAGATTTACAATGCCTCCTCAAGATAGTAATTCAGTAGTTCATTTAGGGCTTATTGTTACACAGGAAGAGCTGTTATAGATGTTGCCAAGAGGCGGACGAATTGTTTTACAGCAGAACTTACAGAGTTCTAAGCTTACTTCTAAACAGCTCTCCTCTCTATCTAATTCTACTTGTGAGGGCGAACTTAAGAATAACTTACATGCGGATAGAGACCCCTTACCAGAGGATAATTATCTAGACGGATATACAGAGGGTTCTACATGGTTTAATACTAAGACTGGAGCTTCTTTTGTCTGTCTAGAGACTAATGAGTGGCAGACTATATGGAAAAATGTAACAGAGAACTCTCTGGGGATACATAATACATCATCTTTTTTAGACATAAATAACTTAGATGACCTTTATTCTATAAATATATCTCATCTAAAAGTGAAAAGAGTTCTAAATATTTACATAGTAGATACAGTCGTAGTGTTATCAGGGTTTTCTGTAAATTATGCTTTAGGGATAATAACATTTCCTAAAATTGAAACTTTAACAAGAAAGGCTATTATAACTTATGAATAGAAAATCTATATATCTAACTTTTTCTCTTAGAAACACTCACACATTTTCTAAGAGACTTAGAGAAACGGTAACAATTTTATGGGTCTAAATCTGGATATTCAGTATGAGTTTCAAATCTCACAAGGAGAGTCTTTTGCTTTAGATATAAACTTAAAAGACTCCTTCGGGCAGGTAAAAGAGTTAGACACAGGCTGGAAATGTAGATATGTTCTAAAATCAACAAATACACTCTCCTCCTCGGACACTAAAGCTTATTTTCATAATGTCGTGCCTGTAACTGGCTCTAAAATTTGTATAGATATTCCTCCAGAGGTTACTTATAAAATTCCTGTTTCTAAGAAACCTTATATCTTATCTATAAAAATACACAATAAATCTTTACAACTGAGTAAAGAGTTTTATTTTTATCTAAGTATAACACAAAGTGTCGTGAATTCTCTATATTAAGGATAACTAATTGGCTAATTATATTTTAGGAGCTTCAACTTATGTTGAAATGAGCAACACACTACCCTTTATTTTCAGGCTGAGCGACGAGGCTTTAGGTTTGGAAAACTGGTCAGCTTCTTCCTTAAACATTGATACAGAAGAAATAAAGAAAGTCTCCGTTACAGTTAAAGAGGTCTCAACCTTTCCTGTAAAGGCAGATATAGACGGGTTTCACCCTGCAGGAACTACTAAACTAACCGTAGTAGATAGCTCAGCAGTAACTCCAGACACTCTTTATCGGATAAACAATTCCGTTTTCAAGGTGGTGGCTGTTGAATCTTCAAATCATATCTTGACTTTAGATAGGAGAATTCCTGCAGATATTGATAGCTCTTCTGATGCAATAGTTTCATTAAAACTAGTGGAAAATCCTTCTTTACTAGGAGTCTATAAAGCTGAATTCGTGTTAAACGAATTAGGTAGATTTGTTCTATCTGTGGATAACATCCATAAAGGACAGAGACTAATAAATCCTGTAGATACAGTCGTAGAAGTGGTTACAACTCTTGACAGCTCTACAGGTTTTAATGGGCGAATTAACACAGTTTCTAATAAGGGTATATCATGAAACCCTTAATTGAGTGGGCTGAGCTAGAGCCTACCAGAGGTAGAAAGGTTGCTCTTTTTACATCAATCTTCTCATTTATCTTATTAACCTTTATAATTTTAGTTCTATATGCTTTTGGATTATCAGATAGACTAGAGGGGTTCTTTAATTATTATACTTCCCTAGGGTTACTAGCTGTTACCTCCGTAGGGTTCTATACAGGAACTTCTCCTAAATTTCCTACTATATCTAAAGGTTAATCTATGTGGAAGACTATATTAGCAGTAGTGATAAGCATATTGTCTTTTAAGATAGCTCAGAGAAACAGCAGAAAGAAGTCTGTAGCCTTACAGGAAGCTGAAAAACAATCTGAGAAAGATTTTGAGGCTGAAAGAGATACGGCTAATAGTGTTCGTAAAGTCTCAGAGGTGGTTCTAAATGAGAAACTAATTTTATATGATAAAATAGATAGTTCAGAAAAAGATAGTTACAGAGTGAAGCTATGAAGTATCTATTTTTTATGCTATCTATTCTTATAACTTCATGCTCTTATAAAGAAGAGGTCTTTGTTCCTGTTGAGCCAATCTATCCTAGACTTAAGGTTTATGAACTAAATCAGACCTACGAGATTGAGGCTTATAATAGAGACAATTATGTCTGTATTGATACTTGGAAAGCTTGTCTCCCTAAGAATGAATTTAAGCTTTTACATAGCTACACATCTTATCTAAGATATGTGATAAAGCTATACAGAGAGCAGACAGTTATCTACAATAAACATTACGGAGACAATAATGACAGAACAGATGACACATCTAAATAAGATAAAAGACAGCTTAATAAGTGCAGTTCATAGTGGCGACAAGTCAAATGAGCTATATCTAAAAGTAGTCTCTTTATTGAAAGACTATCCAGAACATAGTGATATATTAGACATAATCTTATTATTGAATAGTAATTTAAACACAGACAATACAAGGTTTAGAACAGTAATCGTGAATGCTATCAGAGATATGATTTCTATAAAATTGAACAGTATGCAAGTTATAACAGATCTAAGTGATAGAGTCGATAAGTTAGAACATGCTAAATCTATAACAACTATAAAGGGAGACAGTTGTGAGCTTCCTAGCTCAACTCAAGATATAGGAAAATCTATTCCTACATCTGGCACACATTTTACTGTCTTAGTGCATACTGTGTTAAAAGCTTTTACAGAAAATAAACATGTCTTTATGGGAACTGTTACATTTGTAACCTTATATGTTGCATATTCCTTTAACCCCTCTGCAACTGACCATGTAATAGGTCTAATAAAAAGCTTATTGACAGGAAATCATAATGTGGAATAAACTAAAATCTTTGTTTAACTTAGGGCATAAACATACCTATTCATATATTTCTCCTAGAGAGCTGGAAAAAGACTCTTATGCTAAGAATATACATGAACTCCCTATCCCTAATAACACTTTAAAAACCATCTTATTGATGGACGATGATGTAGGGGCTTTATCTTTTCTATCTTATGATTTAGAGTTTCTAAGTCTTATTCGAGGTAAGATAAGGGATGGCACTATTCTTAAGTCTATAGGAGACACTAACAGTTTTCGAGCTTACACAGATCTATATAGAGCTATGTCTGTCTCTCAAATTGAATTCTTAAAAACTTTAGATTTATCTTCTTATAATATCGTAAAATCTAGTGGCTCTATGGCAGGGTTCTCAGTAGAAGACGCTATAAATAGAGGCTTGAAAGTAGATATTGCTATCTTAGATATAATCTTAGGAGGCTATAAAAAAGTAGAATCAGAGGTCATTCTATACGACGGAATTGATATTCTAAAAATGTTACAAGATAGCAATAAATCAGTCTCCTACTTGTTCTATACTGGGACATTTTTAGGTAAATATAGTCAAGAAGCTATAAAATTTAGAGACTTAATAGGAGAGTCTTTGGAAACTTTAGAAAGAAAATCTATAACTAAAGGCTTTGATACGGTTAAAAGAAGACTAGCTAT
Proteins encoded in this window:
- a CDS encoding hypothetical protein (IMG reference gene:2508611238_SP) gives rise to the protein MWNKLKSLFNLGHKHTYSYISPRELEKDSYAKNIHELPIPNNTLKTILLMDDDVGALSFLSYDLEFLSLIRGKIRDGTILKSIGDTNSFRAYTDLYRAMSVSQIEFLKTLDLSSYNIVKSSGSMAGFSVEDAINRGLKVDIAILDIILGGYKKVESEVILYDGIDILKMLQDSNKSVSYLFYTGTFLGKYSQEAIKFRDLIGESLETLERKSITKGFDTVKRRLA